In Sparus aurata chromosome 2, fSpaAur1.1, whole genome shotgun sequence, a single genomic region encodes these proteins:
- the LOC115575192 gene encoding mitogen-activated protein kinase-binding protein 1-like isoform X3 — protein sequence MAEGADCGPVNAEKRRQPAGRKSRTSQQKRSSSSRVSLEKVLGISTVSGSGLTSDPNSGLIAYPAGCVIVLFHPKKNKQSHIINTSRKPFSALAFSHDGKYLVTGESGHMPCVRVWEVDGGQVAEVQSHKYGVSCVAFSTHSSYIVSVGYQHDMTVSVWDWRKGSIIASNKVSSRVFGVSFSQDNSYFVTAGKRHVKFWYLDASRERRVNSTVPLIGRSGLLGDHKDSIFSGVACGRGLMACSTYCITSSGLLCLFNSSRELEAWVDLKTSSASCLAVSEDFIFCGCADGLIRVFSPSNLQYISSLHRPHRLGVDLTQSVQHGSLLTASPGAQYPDTLALTFDPAAKHLTCVYNDHSVYVWDVTDVRNAGKLYSALYHSSSVWSVEVYPVLSDASQACLPPSSFFTCSSDNTIRLWNTDPPTAHRNLYSNDLLRILYVGENTQHLQAEGERGESAGADGKAGIRVLAISPDGQHLAAGDRCGNLRIFGLEFLDELVKIEAHDSEVLCLAFSPTSTGLKLLASASRDRLIHIFNPEKNYSLEQTLNDHSASITAVKFTGEKPEVRIVSCGADKSIYFQTTEQTSEGLSFSRSHHVVEKTTLYDMDLDSSRTHVAIACQDRNIRVYNTETGKLKKCLKGSSGDEGALLKVHMDPSGSFFATSCSDKNITIFDYESGECVATLFGHSEIVTCMRFSQDCRHLITVSGDSCVFVWRLDSQMTSTMRKRRGLKLTTAPETYSRTQQNIRRETFITVPSAQLPQMEEEEEEEAELRTPARLDSDQDPPLLETNGKMPMWFRRLGQAEAPIVVQADTEPRQVRSRWTEQLEPLIISSNLSPSQAEGEEEEGEEEEDFHPQSLESLLGEEVEEDEEEEEEDGEEEKEVLQNPAQDKSSYILYPDTNTTDREFDVEGVTDTRRSLTQLEVKGQRAEPVWSTQLSPDSACSEGSAGSLEQQQDADTDSLSQGSSVGSLCLEDDEDRNSLKSHFDTLASGLSDEKFDTDPRTLQPPDEKHFLNPRLSISTRFLSRFQDRVKAWPSRAPPPVSIPTRILEESNVGNTSVSAEWSSEVTSPETTSNPNNSNSGVRCRQSVLRRSSPCLISHQPVRHRARRRNTVVLVQCRETLRDVTSRTHNRSAVSAVQQGASRLGYLGTTASSRAKLSLDASTASTQEEKENLSSSDLLPPAPLLSTGPDLHGTKPDPPQDQTSSDECSSQKSQRDVPAASPQALLATPTEAMSTGEAGRWSVSSAEETPTNLNQTLTFIQSPASSITLTATPTACDIIQTDAVSDPSAGGDSSSSDLPSSSSSPLSEMLRPPQTGSESVSLLQCQQVADELRQTARRAVHLYQQLSSDDTSERRLQMTSVLQEAFDIVNSELQAALRGGDGRGSSSAPSGPLEDDRTMSLLEKYSEQLLQMTQNKLNRI from the exons ATGGCAGAGGGAGCGGACTGCGGTCCAGTCAACGCCGAGAAGAGAAGACAGCCCGCGGGGAGGAAGAGCCGAACCAGCCAGCAGAAGAGGAGCTCCAGCAGCCGG gtGAGTCTGGAGAAAGTTCTGGGTATCAGCACAGTCAGTGGCAGCGGATTGACCTCCGACCCAAACTCTGGACTCATCGCCTATCCTGCAGG ATGTGTCATCGTGTTGTTTCACCCGAAGAAGAACAAGCAGAGTCACATCATCAACACGTCCAG gaaACCCTTCAGCGCTCTCGCCTTCTCCCATGATGGAAAATACCTGGTCACTGGTGAG agcgGTCACATGCCGTGTGTGCGGGTGTGGGAGGTGGATGGAGGTCAGGTGGCCGAGGTTCAGTCTCATAAATACGGAGTTTCCTGCGTGGCGTTCTCCACCCACAGCAGCTACATCGTCTCCGTGGGATACCAACACGACATGACTGTTAGTGTGTGGGACTGGagg AAAGGTTCGATCATCGCCTCCAACAAAGTGTCCAGCAGAGTGTTCGGCGTGTCGTTCTCTCAGGACAACAGCTACTTTGTCACTGCGGGAAAGAGACACGTCAAGTTCTGGTACCTGGACGCCTCCAGAGAACGACGG GTGAACAGCACCgtgcctctgattggtcggtcAGGGTTGCTAGGTGACCACAAAGACAGTATCTTCAGTGGGGTGGCGTGTGGGCGTGGCCTCATGGCGTGCAGCACCTACTGCATCACCAGCTCCGGTCTGCTGTGTCTGTTCAACAGCAGCCGAGAGCTGGAGGCCTGGGTCGACCTCAAG ACGTCCTCGGCGAGCTGTCTGGCGGTCAGTGAGGACTTCATCTTCTGTGGTTGTGCTGACGGCCTCATCAGAGTTTTCAGTCCATCCAACCTGCAGTACATCTCCTCTCTGCACCGACCTCACCGGCTGGGAGTCGACCTCACCCAGAGTGTTCAGCACGG CAGCCTGTTAACTGCCAGTCCAGGTGCTCAGTACCCCGACACGCTggctctgacctttgaccccgcAGCCAAACACCTGACCTGCGTGTACAACGAccacagtgtgtatgtgtgggacGTTACAGATGTGAGGAACGCGGGGAAGCTGTACTCTGCTCTGTACCACAGCAGCTCCGTGTGGAGCGTCGAG GTGTATCCGGTGCTGTCAGATGCGTCTCAGGCTTGTCTGCCTCCGTCCTCCTTCTTCACCTGCTCGTCTGATAACACCATCAGACTGTGGAACACCGACCCGCCCACCGCACACAGAAACCTCTACAGCAAC GACCTGCTGAGGATTTTGTATGTGGGGGAGAACACGCAGCACCTGCAGGctgagggggagaggggggagtcCGCCGGGGCTGATGGGAAGGCCGGGATCCGAGTTCTGGCTATCAGTCCTGACGGGCAGCACCTGGCAGCGGGAGACCGCTGTGGAAACCTGCG gatcTTCGGCCTGGAGTTTCTGGACGAGCTGGTGAAGATTGAGGCTCACGACTCGGAGGTGTTGTGTCTGGCGTTCTCCCCGACATCCACAG GCCTGAAGTTGTTGGCGTCGGCCAGCAGAGATCGGCTGATCCACATCTTCAACCCGGAGAAGAACTACAGTCTGGAACAGACTCTGAACGACCACTCGGCCTCCATCACCGCTGTCAAGTTCACAG GTGAGAAGCCTGAGGTCAGAATCGTGAGCTGTGGAGCCGACAAAAGCATCTACTTCCAAACAACTGAACAG ACATCCGAGGGTTTGTCGTTCTCCAGGAGTCACCACGTGGTGGAGAAGACGACGCTGTACGACATGGACCTGGACTCATCCAGGACGCACGTCGCCATCGCCTGTCAGGACCGAAACATCAG ggttTACAACACTGAAACTGGGAAGCTGAAAAAGTGTTTGAAAGGCTCGTCAGGCGACGAAGGAGCTCTGCTGAAG GTCCACATGGATCCCTCGGGGTCGTTCTTCGCCACCAGCTGCTCCGACAAAAACATCACCATCTTTGACTACGAGTCAGGAGAGTGTGTCGCCACCCTGTTCGGACACTCAG AGATCGTCACCTGTATGAGGTTCAGTCAGGACTGCAGACACCTCATCACTGTGTCAGGAGACAG ctgtgtgttcGTGTGGAGGTTGGACTCTCAGATGACCAGCACCATGAGGAAGAGGCGTGGCCTCAAACTGACCACCGCACCTGAAACCTACAGCCGCACTCAGCAGAACATCAG GAGAGAGACCTTCATCACCGTACCGTCTGCTCAGCTGcctcagatggaggaagaggaggaggaagaggctgaACTCAGAACTCCAGCCAGACTGGACTCGGATCAGG ATCCTCCGCTGCTCGAGACCAACGGGAAGATGCCCATGTGGTTCAGAAGACTG GGTCAGGCCGAAGCTCCCATCGTCGTCCAGGCAGACACTGAACCTCGTCAGGTACGGAGTCGGTGGACGGAGCAGCTGGAACCGCTGATCATCAGCTCCAACCTGTCCCCGAGTCaggcagagggggaggaagaggagggagaggaggaggaagacttcCACCCTCAGAGTCTGGAGAGTCTGctgggagaggaggtggaggaggacgaggaggaggaagaggaggatggagaggaagagaaggag GTGCTGCAGAATCCAGCTCAGGACAAGAGCAGCTACATCCTCTACCCCGACACCAACACCACCGACAG GGAGTTCGATGTTGAGGGTGTGACTGACACCCGGCGCTCTCTGACCCagctggaggtcaaaggtcagagggCGGAGCCAGTGTGGAGCACACAGCTGAGTCCAGACTCGGCGTGCTCCGAGGGCTCAGCAGGAagtctggagcagcagcaggacgccG ACACAGACTCTCTCAGTCAGGGCAGCTCGGTGGGCAGTTTGTGTCTGGAGGACGACGAGGACAGAAACTCTCTGAAGAGTCACTTCGACACTCTGGCGTCCGGGCTGAGCGACG AGAAGTTCGACACGGACCCGAGGACTCTGCAGCCTCCGGACGAAAAACACTTCCTGAACCCTCGACTCAGCATCTCCACCCGCTTCCTGTCCAGGTTCCAGGACAGAGTCAA GGCGTGGCCAAGTCGAGCTCCGCCTCCTGTCTCAATCCCAACCAGGATCCTAGAGGAGAGCAACGTCGGCAACACATCg GTGAGCGCTGAGTGGAGCAGCGAGGTCACCTCACCTGAGACGACTTCTAACCCgaacaacagcaacagtggAG tgagaTGCAGACAGTCTGTCCTTCGTCGTAGCTCCCCCTGCCTGATTTCCCATCAGCCCGTCCGCCATCGAGCTCGCCGCCGAAATACTGTGGTGCTTGTCCAGTGCAGAGAAACGCTGCGAG ACGTCACCTCGAGAACCCACAACAGAAGCGCGGTGTCGGCGGTCCAGCAGGGAGCGTCTCGGCTCGGATACCTCGGCACCACGGCCAGCTCCAGGGCCAAACTGAGCCTGGACGCGTCCACCGCCTCcacacaggaggagaaggagaaccTGTCCTCCTCGGACCTGCTGCCTCCTGCCCCCCTGCTGTCTACTGGTCCGGACCTCCACGGCACCAAACCCGATCCCCCTCAGGACCAGACCAGCAG TGACGAATGTTCTTCCCAGAAGTCTCAGCGTGACGTACCTGCAGCGAGCCCGCAGGCGTTGTTGGCCACGCCCACAGAGGCGATGTCGACGGGTGAAGCTGGGCGGTGGAGCGTCAGCAGTGCTGAGGAGACGCCGACAAATCTAAACCAAACCCTCACCTTCATACAAAGCCCCGCCTCCTCCATCACCCTCACAGCCACGCCCACCgcctgtgacatcatccagaCTGACGCAG TATCAGACCCGTCTGCAGGAGGtgactcttcctcctctgacctgccctcctcctcctcctcacctctgtcAGAAATGCTCCGCCCCCCTCAGACAG GTTCAGAGTCGGTCAGTCTGCTGCAGTGTCAGCAGGTCGCCGACGAGCTGAGGCAGACGGCGAGACGAGCCGTGCACCTGTACCAACAG
- the LOC115575192 gene encoding mitogen-activated protein kinase-binding protein 1-like isoform X1 — MAEGADCGPVNAEKRRQPAGRKSRTSQQKRSSSSRVSLEKVLGISTVSGSGLTSDPNSGLIAYPAGCVIVLFHPKKNKQSHIINTSRKPFSALAFSHDGKYLVTGESGHMPCVRVWEVDGGQVAEVQSHKYGVSCVAFSTHSSYIVSVGYQHDMTVSVWDWRKGSIIASNKVSSRVFGVSFSQDNSYFVTAGKRHVKFWYLDASRERRVNSTVPLIGRSGLLGDHKDSIFSGVACGRGLMACSTYCITSSGLLCLFNSSRELEAWVDLKTSSASCLAVSEDFIFCGCADGLIRVFSPSNLQYISSLHRPHRLGVDLTQSVQHGSLLTASPGAQYPDTLALTFDPAAKHLTCVYNDHSVYVWDVTDVRNAGKLYSALYHSSSVWSVEVYPVLSDASQACLPPSSFFTCSSDNTIRLWNTDPPTAHRNLYSNDLLRILYVGENTQHLQAEGERGESAGADGKAGIRVLAISPDGQHLAAGDRCGNLRIFGLEFLDELVKIEAHDSEVLCLAFSPTSTGLKLLASASRDRLIHIFNPEKNYSLEQTLNDHSASITAVKFTGEKPEVRIVSCGADKSIYFQTTEQTSEGLSFSRSHHVVEKTTLYDMDLDSSRTHVAIACQDRNIRVYNTETGKLKKCLKGSSGDEGALLKVHMDPSGSFFATSCSDKNITIFDYESGECVATLFGHSEIVTCMRFSQDCRHLITVSGDSCVFVWRLDSQMTSTMRKRRGLKLTTAPETYSRTQQNIRRETFITVPSAQLPQMEEEEEEEAELRTPARLDSDQDPPLLETNGKMPMWFRRLQGQAEAPIVVQADTEPRQVRSRWTEQLEPLIISSNLSPSQAEGEEEEGEEEEDFHPQSLESLLGEEVEEDEEEEEEDGEEEKEVLQNPAQDKSSYILYPDTNTTDREFDVEGVTDTRRSLTQLEVKGQRAEPVWSTQLSPDSACSEGSAGSLEQQQDADTDSLSQGSSVGSLCLEDDEDRNSLKSHFDTLASGLSDEKFDTDPRTLQPPDEKHFLNPRLSISTRFLSRFQDRVKAWPSRAPPPVSIPTRILEESNVGNTSVSAEWSSEVTSPETTSNPNNSNSGVRCRQSVLRRSSPCLISHQPVRHRARRRNTVVLVQCRETLRDVTSRTHNRSAVSAVQQGASRLGYLGTTASSRAKLSLDASTASTQEEKENLSSSDLLPPAPLLSTGPDLHGTKPDPPQDQTSSDECSSQKSQRDVPAASPQALLATPTEAMSTGEAGRWSVSSAEETPTNLNQTLTFIQSPASSITLTATPTACDIIQTDAVSDPSAGGDSSSSDLPSSSSSPLSEMLRPPQTGSESVSLLQCQQVADELRQTARRAVHLYQQLSSDDTSERRLQMTSVLQEAFDIVNSELQAALRGGDGRGSSSAPSGPLEDDRTMSLLEKYSEQLLQMTQNKLNRI; from the exons ATGGCAGAGGGAGCGGACTGCGGTCCAGTCAACGCCGAGAAGAGAAGACAGCCCGCGGGGAGGAAGAGCCGAACCAGCCAGCAGAAGAGGAGCTCCAGCAGCCGG gtGAGTCTGGAGAAAGTTCTGGGTATCAGCACAGTCAGTGGCAGCGGATTGACCTCCGACCCAAACTCTGGACTCATCGCCTATCCTGCAGG ATGTGTCATCGTGTTGTTTCACCCGAAGAAGAACAAGCAGAGTCACATCATCAACACGTCCAG gaaACCCTTCAGCGCTCTCGCCTTCTCCCATGATGGAAAATACCTGGTCACTGGTGAG agcgGTCACATGCCGTGTGTGCGGGTGTGGGAGGTGGATGGAGGTCAGGTGGCCGAGGTTCAGTCTCATAAATACGGAGTTTCCTGCGTGGCGTTCTCCACCCACAGCAGCTACATCGTCTCCGTGGGATACCAACACGACATGACTGTTAGTGTGTGGGACTGGagg AAAGGTTCGATCATCGCCTCCAACAAAGTGTCCAGCAGAGTGTTCGGCGTGTCGTTCTCTCAGGACAACAGCTACTTTGTCACTGCGGGAAAGAGACACGTCAAGTTCTGGTACCTGGACGCCTCCAGAGAACGACGG GTGAACAGCACCgtgcctctgattggtcggtcAGGGTTGCTAGGTGACCACAAAGACAGTATCTTCAGTGGGGTGGCGTGTGGGCGTGGCCTCATGGCGTGCAGCACCTACTGCATCACCAGCTCCGGTCTGCTGTGTCTGTTCAACAGCAGCCGAGAGCTGGAGGCCTGGGTCGACCTCAAG ACGTCCTCGGCGAGCTGTCTGGCGGTCAGTGAGGACTTCATCTTCTGTGGTTGTGCTGACGGCCTCATCAGAGTTTTCAGTCCATCCAACCTGCAGTACATCTCCTCTCTGCACCGACCTCACCGGCTGGGAGTCGACCTCACCCAGAGTGTTCAGCACGG CAGCCTGTTAACTGCCAGTCCAGGTGCTCAGTACCCCGACACGCTggctctgacctttgaccccgcAGCCAAACACCTGACCTGCGTGTACAACGAccacagtgtgtatgtgtgggacGTTACAGATGTGAGGAACGCGGGGAAGCTGTACTCTGCTCTGTACCACAGCAGCTCCGTGTGGAGCGTCGAG GTGTATCCGGTGCTGTCAGATGCGTCTCAGGCTTGTCTGCCTCCGTCCTCCTTCTTCACCTGCTCGTCTGATAACACCATCAGACTGTGGAACACCGACCCGCCCACCGCACACAGAAACCTCTACAGCAAC GACCTGCTGAGGATTTTGTATGTGGGGGAGAACACGCAGCACCTGCAGGctgagggggagaggggggagtcCGCCGGGGCTGATGGGAAGGCCGGGATCCGAGTTCTGGCTATCAGTCCTGACGGGCAGCACCTGGCAGCGGGAGACCGCTGTGGAAACCTGCG gatcTTCGGCCTGGAGTTTCTGGACGAGCTGGTGAAGATTGAGGCTCACGACTCGGAGGTGTTGTGTCTGGCGTTCTCCCCGACATCCACAG GCCTGAAGTTGTTGGCGTCGGCCAGCAGAGATCGGCTGATCCACATCTTCAACCCGGAGAAGAACTACAGTCTGGAACAGACTCTGAACGACCACTCGGCCTCCATCACCGCTGTCAAGTTCACAG GTGAGAAGCCTGAGGTCAGAATCGTGAGCTGTGGAGCCGACAAAAGCATCTACTTCCAAACAACTGAACAG ACATCCGAGGGTTTGTCGTTCTCCAGGAGTCACCACGTGGTGGAGAAGACGACGCTGTACGACATGGACCTGGACTCATCCAGGACGCACGTCGCCATCGCCTGTCAGGACCGAAACATCAG ggttTACAACACTGAAACTGGGAAGCTGAAAAAGTGTTTGAAAGGCTCGTCAGGCGACGAAGGAGCTCTGCTGAAG GTCCACATGGATCCCTCGGGGTCGTTCTTCGCCACCAGCTGCTCCGACAAAAACATCACCATCTTTGACTACGAGTCAGGAGAGTGTGTCGCCACCCTGTTCGGACACTCAG AGATCGTCACCTGTATGAGGTTCAGTCAGGACTGCAGACACCTCATCACTGTGTCAGGAGACAG ctgtgtgttcGTGTGGAGGTTGGACTCTCAGATGACCAGCACCATGAGGAAGAGGCGTGGCCTCAAACTGACCACCGCACCTGAAACCTACAGCCGCACTCAGCAGAACATCAG GAGAGAGACCTTCATCACCGTACCGTCTGCTCAGCTGcctcagatggaggaagaggaggaggaagaggctgaACTCAGAACTCCAGCCAGACTGGACTCGGATCAGG ATCCTCCGCTGCTCGAGACCAACGGGAAGATGCCCATGTGGTTCAGAAGACTG CAGGGTCAGGCCGAAGCTCCCATCGTCGTCCAGGCAGACACTGAACCTCGTCAGGTACGGAGTCGGTGGACGGAGCAGCTGGAACCGCTGATCATCAGCTCCAACCTGTCCCCGAGTCaggcagagggggaggaagaggagggagaggaggaggaagacttcCACCCTCAGAGTCTGGAGAGTCTGctgggagaggaggtggaggaggacgaggaggaggaagaggaggatggagaggaagagaaggag GTGCTGCAGAATCCAGCTCAGGACAAGAGCAGCTACATCCTCTACCCCGACACCAACACCACCGACAG GGAGTTCGATGTTGAGGGTGTGACTGACACCCGGCGCTCTCTGACCCagctggaggtcaaaggtcagagggCGGAGCCAGTGTGGAGCACACAGCTGAGTCCAGACTCGGCGTGCTCCGAGGGCTCAGCAGGAagtctggagcagcagcaggacgccG ACACAGACTCTCTCAGTCAGGGCAGCTCGGTGGGCAGTTTGTGTCTGGAGGACGACGAGGACAGAAACTCTCTGAAGAGTCACTTCGACACTCTGGCGTCCGGGCTGAGCGACG AGAAGTTCGACACGGACCCGAGGACTCTGCAGCCTCCGGACGAAAAACACTTCCTGAACCCTCGACTCAGCATCTCCACCCGCTTCCTGTCCAGGTTCCAGGACAGAGTCAA GGCGTGGCCAAGTCGAGCTCCGCCTCCTGTCTCAATCCCAACCAGGATCCTAGAGGAGAGCAACGTCGGCAACACATCg GTGAGCGCTGAGTGGAGCAGCGAGGTCACCTCACCTGAGACGACTTCTAACCCgaacaacagcaacagtggAG tgagaTGCAGACAGTCTGTCCTTCGTCGTAGCTCCCCCTGCCTGATTTCCCATCAGCCCGTCCGCCATCGAGCTCGCCGCCGAAATACTGTGGTGCTTGTCCAGTGCAGAGAAACGCTGCGAG ACGTCACCTCGAGAACCCACAACAGAAGCGCGGTGTCGGCGGTCCAGCAGGGAGCGTCTCGGCTCGGATACCTCGGCACCACGGCCAGCTCCAGGGCCAAACTGAGCCTGGACGCGTCCACCGCCTCcacacaggaggagaaggagaaccTGTCCTCCTCGGACCTGCTGCCTCCTGCCCCCCTGCTGTCTACTGGTCCGGACCTCCACGGCACCAAACCCGATCCCCCTCAGGACCAGACCAGCAG TGACGAATGTTCTTCCCAGAAGTCTCAGCGTGACGTACCTGCAGCGAGCCCGCAGGCGTTGTTGGCCACGCCCACAGAGGCGATGTCGACGGGTGAAGCTGGGCGGTGGAGCGTCAGCAGTGCTGAGGAGACGCCGACAAATCTAAACCAAACCCTCACCTTCATACAAAGCCCCGCCTCCTCCATCACCCTCACAGCCACGCCCACCgcctgtgacatcatccagaCTGACGCAG TATCAGACCCGTCTGCAGGAGGtgactcttcctcctctgacctgccctcctcctcctcctcacctctgtcAGAAATGCTCCGCCCCCCTCAGACAG GTTCAGAGTCGGTCAGTCTGCTGCAGTGTCAGCAGGTCGCCGACGAGCTGAGGCAGACGGCGAGACGAGCCGTGCACCTGTACCAACAG